The Vulpes vulpes isolate BD-2025 chromosome 10, VulVul3, whole genome shotgun sequence genome has a window encoding:
- the LOC112907504 gene encoding tubulin alpha-3 chain isoform X1 has translation MRECISIHVGQAGVQIGNACWELYCLEHGIQPDGQMPSDKTIGGGDDSFNTFFSETGAGKHVPRAVFVDLEPTVVDEVRTGTYRQLFHPEQLITGKEDAANNYARGHYTIGKEIVDLVLDRIRKLADLCTGLQGFLIFHSFGGGTGSGFASLLMERLSVDYGKKSKLEFAIYPAPQVSTAVVEPYNSILTTHTTLEHSDCAFMVDNEAIYDICRRNLDIERPTYTNLNRLIGQIVSSITASLRFDGALNVDLTEFQTNLVPYPRIHFPLATYAPVISAEKAYHEQLSVAEITNACFEPANQMVKCDPRHGKYMACCMLYRGDVVPKDVNAAIATIKTKRTIQFVDWCPTGFKVGINYQPPTVVPGGDLAKVQRAVCMLSNTTAIAEAWARLDHKFDLMYAKRAFVHWYVGEGMEEGEFSEAREDLAALEKDYEEVGVDSVEAEAEEGEEY, from the exons CGCGAGTGCATCTCTATCCACGTGGGGCAGGCAGGTGTCCAGATCGGCAATGCCTGCTGGGAACTGTACTGCCTTGAACATGGAATTCAGCCTGATGGTCAAATGCCAAGTGACAAAACCATCGGTGGTGGGGATGACTCGTTCAACACGTTCTTCAGCGAGACTGGGGCTGGCAAGCATGTGCCCAGAGCAGTGTTTGTGGACCTGGAACCCACCGTGGTCG ATGAAGTGCGCACGGGGACCTACAGGCAGCTCTTCCACCCAGAGCAGCTGATCACCGGGAAGGAGGACGCAGCCAATAATTACGCCAGAGGCCATTACACCATCGGCAAGGAGATCGTTGACCTGGTCCTGGACCGGATCCGGAAACTG GCGGATCTGTGCACGGGGCTGCAGGGCTTCCTCATCTTCCACAGTTTTGGGGGCGGCACCGGCTCTGGGTTTGCGTCTCTGCTCATGGAGCGGCTGTCGGTGGACTACGGCAAGAAGTCCAAGCTGGAATTTGCCATCTACCCGGCTCCCCAGGTGTCCACGGCCGTGGTGGAGCCCTACAACTCCATCCTGACCACCCACACCACCCTGGAGCATTCCGACTGTGCCTTCATGGTGGACAACGAGGCCATCTACGACATATGTCGGCGCAACCTGGATATCGAGCGGCCCACGTACACCAACCTCAATCGTCTGATCGGGCAGATCGTGTCCTCCATCACGGCCTCCCTGCGATTCGATGGGGCCCTGAACGTGGACTTGACAGAATTCCAGACCAACCTGGTCCCGTACCCCCGCATCCACTTCCCCCTGGCCACCTACGCCCCGGTCATCTCAGCCGAGAAGGCCTACCACGAGCAGCTGTCCGTGGCCGAGATCACCAATGCCTGCTTCGAGCCGGCCAACCAGATGGTCAAGTGTGACCCTCGGCACGGCAAGTACATGGCCTGCTGCATGTTGTACAGGGGGGACGTGGTCCCGAAAGATGTCAACGCGGCCATCGCCACCATCAAGACCAAGCGCACCATCCAGTTTGTGGATTGGTGCCCGACTGGATTTAAG GTGGGCATCAACTACCAGCCCCCCACTGTCGTCCCCGGGGGTGACCTGGCCAAGGTGCAGCGGGCCGTGTGCATGCTGAGCAACACTACCGCCATCGCCGAGGCCTGGGCCCGCCTGGACCATAAGTTTGACCTCATGTATGCAAAGCGAGCCTTTGTGCACTGGTACGTGGGGGAAGGCATGGAGGAAGGGGAGTTCTCTGAGGCCCGGGAGGACCTGGCAGCCCTGGAGAAAGATTATGAAGAGGTGGGCGTGGATTCTGTGGAGGCAGAGGCTGAAGAAGGGGAAGAATACTGA
- the LOC112907504 gene encoding tubulin alpha-3 chain isoform X2 — MPSDKTIGGGDDSFNTFFSETGAGKHVPRAVFVDLEPTVVDEVRTGTYRQLFHPEQLITGKEDAANNYARGHYTIGKEIVDLVLDRIRKLADLCTGLQGFLIFHSFGGGTGSGFASLLMERLSVDYGKKSKLEFAIYPAPQVSTAVVEPYNSILTTHTTLEHSDCAFMVDNEAIYDICRRNLDIERPTYTNLNRLIGQIVSSITASLRFDGALNVDLTEFQTNLVPYPRIHFPLATYAPVISAEKAYHEQLSVAEITNACFEPANQMVKCDPRHGKYMACCMLYRGDVVPKDVNAAIATIKTKRTIQFVDWCPTGFKVGINYQPPTVVPGGDLAKVQRAVCMLSNTTAIAEAWARLDHKFDLMYAKRAFVHWYVGEGMEEGEFSEAREDLAALEKDYEEVGVDSVEAEAEEGEEY, encoded by the exons ATGCCAAGTGACAAAACCATCGGTGGTGGGGATGACTCGTTCAACACGTTCTTCAGCGAGACTGGGGCTGGCAAGCATGTGCCCAGAGCAGTGTTTGTGGACCTGGAACCCACCGTGGTCG ATGAAGTGCGCACGGGGACCTACAGGCAGCTCTTCCACCCAGAGCAGCTGATCACCGGGAAGGAGGACGCAGCCAATAATTACGCCAGAGGCCATTACACCATCGGCAAGGAGATCGTTGACCTGGTCCTGGACCGGATCCGGAAACTG GCGGATCTGTGCACGGGGCTGCAGGGCTTCCTCATCTTCCACAGTTTTGGGGGCGGCACCGGCTCTGGGTTTGCGTCTCTGCTCATGGAGCGGCTGTCGGTGGACTACGGCAAGAAGTCCAAGCTGGAATTTGCCATCTACCCGGCTCCCCAGGTGTCCACGGCCGTGGTGGAGCCCTACAACTCCATCCTGACCACCCACACCACCCTGGAGCATTCCGACTGTGCCTTCATGGTGGACAACGAGGCCATCTACGACATATGTCGGCGCAACCTGGATATCGAGCGGCCCACGTACACCAACCTCAATCGTCTGATCGGGCAGATCGTGTCCTCCATCACGGCCTCCCTGCGATTCGATGGGGCCCTGAACGTGGACTTGACAGAATTCCAGACCAACCTGGTCCCGTACCCCCGCATCCACTTCCCCCTGGCCACCTACGCCCCGGTCATCTCAGCCGAGAAGGCCTACCACGAGCAGCTGTCCGTGGCCGAGATCACCAATGCCTGCTTCGAGCCGGCCAACCAGATGGTCAAGTGTGACCCTCGGCACGGCAAGTACATGGCCTGCTGCATGTTGTACAGGGGGGACGTGGTCCCGAAAGATGTCAACGCGGCCATCGCCACCATCAAGACCAAGCGCACCATCCAGTTTGTGGATTGGTGCCCGACTGGATTTAAG GTGGGCATCAACTACCAGCCCCCCACTGTCGTCCCCGGGGGTGACCTGGCCAAGGTGCAGCGGGCCGTGTGCATGCTGAGCAACACTACCGCCATCGCCGAGGCCTGGGCCCGCCTGGACCATAAGTTTGACCTCATGTATGCAAAGCGAGCCTTTGTGCACTGGTACGTGGGGGAAGGCATGGAGGAAGGGGAGTTCTCTGAGGCCCGGGAGGACCTGGCAGCCCTGGAGAAAGATTATGAAGAGGTGGGCGTGGATTCTGTGGAGGCAGAGGCTGAAGAAGGGGAAGAATACTGA
- the LOC112907474 gene encoding mitotic-spindle organizing protein 2B isoform X2, with the protein MAAPGAGPGPGAPPGLEAALQKLALRRKKVLSAEEMELYELAQAAGGAIDPDVFKILVDLLKLNVAPLAVFQMLKSMCAGQRLAGEPQDPAAVSLPTSSVPETRETSFLSAKNRSPPARPSFSSAPRPAASPVLLHGPAATYSPLSPGPPGSLRFSCCLFSPFAGRNKGSAALSGGPALAERSGREGSSQRMPRQPSATRLPKGGGPGKSPTRSST; encoded by the exons ATGGCGGCGCCGGGCGCAGGGCCCGGGCCCGGAGCGCCCCCGGGGCTGGAGGCGGCCCTACAGAAGCTCGCGCTGCGGCGGAAGAAGGTGCTGAGCGCTGAGGAGATGGAGCTGTATGAGCTGGCgcaggcggcgggcggcgccATCGACCCCGACGTGTTCAA GATCCTGGTGGACCTGCTGAAGCTGAACGTGGCGCCCCTCGCCGTCTTCCAGATGCTCAAGTCCATGTGTGCTGGCCAGAGGCTGGCGGGCGAGCCCCAGGACCCCGCGGCCGTGTCTCTGCCCACATCCAGCGTGCCCGAGACCCGAG agacctcctttctctctgccaagAACCGTAGTCCCCCTGCAAGGCCCTCCTTTTCCTCGGCCCCGCGGCCTGCGGCCTCTCCGGTTCTGCTCCACGGCCCAGCTGCCACGTACTCGCCTCTCTCTCCAGGGCCCCCCGGTTCCCTCCGGTTCTCTTGCTGCCTGTTCTCTCCTTTTGCAG GGAGAAACAAAGGCAGCGCGGCTCTGAGTGGAGGCCCAGCACTGGCAGAGCGCAGTGGCCGGGAAGGATCCAGCCAAAGAATGCCCCGACAACCCAGTGCTACCAGGCTGCCGAAGGGGGGCGGGCCAGGGAAGAGCCCCACTCGGAGCAGCACCTGA
- the LOC112907474 gene encoding mitotic-spindle organizing protein 2B isoform X1 — MAAPGAGPGPGAPPGLEAALQKLALRRKKVLSAEEMELYELAQAAGGAIDPDVFKILVDLLKLNVAPLAVFQMLKSMCAGQRLAGEPQDPAAVSLPTSSVPETRGRNKGSAALSGGPALAERSGREGSSQRMPRQPSATRLPKGGGPGKSPTRSST; from the exons ATGGCGGCGCCGGGCGCAGGGCCCGGGCCCGGAGCGCCCCCGGGGCTGGAGGCGGCCCTACAGAAGCTCGCGCTGCGGCGGAAGAAGGTGCTGAGCGCTGAGGAGATGGAGCTGTATGAGCTGGCgcaggcggcgggcggcgccATCGACCCCGACGTGTTCAA GATCCTGGTGGACCTGCTGAAGCTGAACGTGGCGCCCCTCGCCGTCTTCCAGATGCTCAAGTCCATGTGTGCTGGCCAGAGGCTGGCGGGCGAGCCCCAGGACCCCGCGGCCGTGTCTCTGCCCACATCCAGCGTGCCCGAGACCCGAG GGAGAAACAAAGGCAGCGCGGCTCTGAGTGGAGGCCCAGCACTGGCAGAGCGCAGTGGCCGGGAAGGATCCAGCCAAAGAATGCCCCGACAACCCAGTGCTACCAGGCTGCCGAAGGGGGGCGGGCCAGGGAAGAGCCCCACTCGGAGCAGCACCTGA